Sequence from the Magallana gigas chromosome 4, xbMagGiga1.1, whole genome shotgun sequence genome:
ATGGACTATCTCGTAGTAAACCCTGACTTATTCAGGAGAACGCATTCTGAACAtacagattttataaaatttgtagATATTTCATCCAATAGAAAAAAAGCGGAAGTTTTAGACAAAAGTGAAGCTACCGACAAAGTTATTTCTACGTGTTTTTGTATAATGACAGAAGAATCATGGGATATGACATTAGCAGACGATATTAACCTTACGTCTGTATTTGGGTATCTAATCGGATACCCCGTTGTTTATTGGTTTGATTCGGACAGTCTCAAAAGTGCGGGAAACTCGCAGGATGTCCAACACACGGAGGTTGTGGGGGTGAGggcggacggacagacagatgtTGTGTACTCATTCAGCTACCCTGACAGTCTTTCTCGTGTGCTAGAAAACCACGTCAATATATGGTTCCGAAATTGGCAAGAAACTGCAAATTGGAGGAAACTGTTCGAAtcagtttctttgaaaaatcaGAAACGAACTCTTACGTCATTGGTTCTATAAGATTTATTTCGTGAAGGTAAGTTAGGGTTTATAACAGAGGTGTACTGTGTGGTTCTTGGCTGTGTGGTTACTTAGTGGTGCGTTACACAGTACAGATAGACCGCGGCGTCGTGGAGCGCCGCCGGCGTGTAGTAGTGCAAGAGACGATCCTTCCACACGGACCAGGCCTGGGCATCGGTCAGTTTCGGGATAGGTCGGTTCAGGA
This genomic interval carries:
- the LOC105342551 gene encoding UPF0739 protein C1orf74 homolog, with translation MEMAFRTMDDQWKNLIIHHLGSKLKQRTSEIKNNIQFVDLGLKPSYLLDFGGKSLQSLTNLVKDLNSNQLTESKLKAVQVGMDYLVVNPDLFRRTHSEHTDFIKFVDISSNRKKAEVLDKSEATDKVISTCFCIMTEESWDMTLADDINLTSVFGYLIGYPVVYWFDSDSLKSAGNSQDVQHTEVVGVRADGQTDVVYSFSYPDSLSRVLENHVNIWFRNWQETANWRKLFESVSLKNQKRTLTSLVL